One Paenibacillus sp. FSL W8-0186 genomic window carries:
- a CDS encoding helix-turn-helix domain-containing protein yields MSKLMLFAFVISTLPVLFIGSFSYLTSSNEIQKNVNKSKMELILQINSNVEHKLATVNQTLNQVVNSSVLKRALDNPLNESDFILYNDLRNEIRNMQSFDTKLQDVVLINQRKNWMIKNSGLYRLDQYKNYEQLANLINTSDNTSWVMTPSAWFFSEESLNVTNCDYNISLIKRLPTSKLHKYGLAMANIPACSLKDFINSEIQPFDSIMIVDEHNRILLHPDNSMIGKPVSESGFNEISTIADSPALSGQFKTLIDKKDYAVTYLKSQMNGWVYLSVTSIESMTKESGKIGTYTLYVCLFMLLLSISIAWLGSRRMYSPIERLLNQMGQRKSDIKSKHANEFQVIGEHVQHLFQSKSQLEKEVRQHIQQVRTFFLIKAFNGHLKKRELAEELEQFGYLTQVEAWKTMAVFTLSIDFCDDSAYEKQDLNLLLFAAHNMIEELVPSDQRLAPVMIDQTVVTLIGSTDPDEGSFHQTLYSLTEKLQQEINSYLKLQVSIGLSLPFHSVHKISTAYRESLEALKHRIKLGKGVIIQYENINSGKHYLNLNYPTHKENDLMDAIKLAETDKAKELVRQLFKSIFTLELTPQEYQIPLTRLLNNLLIMMQESGISLNQIYHANGSLFEEMLELHTVAEIEDWFWSVVIHPMIKIFNSRQNAQYHNISEKIIDLVQHYYDTDLTLEECASRLHYNANYISSIFRKETQYNFSEYLTMYRFKMAKKWLQETDMPIKDIAAKLRYNNSQNFIRSFRKQEGMTPGQYRDGHAAAKKPNSGLDEPM; encoded by the coding sequence TTGAGTAAGCTGATGCTTTTCGCCTTTGTGATCAGTACGCTTCCCGTGTTGTTCATCGGTTCATTTTCATATTTGACATCTTCCAACGAGATTCAGAAAAATGTGAACAAGAGTAAAATGGAACTGATCCTGCAAATCAATTCAAATGTAGAGCATAAATTAGCAACAGTCAATCAAACTTTAAATCAAGTCGTCAACTCCAGCGTATTAAAAAGGGCGCTTGACAACCCGCTAAATGAGAGCGATTTCATTTTGTATAACGATCTAAGGAACGAGATCCGCAACATGCAGTCCTTTGATACAAAGCTCCAGGATGTCGTGCTGATTAATCAGCGCAAAAACTGGATGATCAAAAATTCCGGCTTGTACCGCCTGGATCAATACAAAAATTATGAACAGCTCGCTAATCTGATCAACACTTCAGATAATACGTCTTGGGTGATGACCCCCTCCGCCTGGTTTTTTAGCGAGGAAAGCTTGAATGTCACAAACTGCGATTACAATATTAGCCTGATCAAAAGGCTTCCGACTTCCAAGCTGCATAAATACGGCTTAGCGATGGCTAACATCCCTGCCTGCAGCCTGAAAGACTTTATCAACTCAGAAATCCAGCCTTTCGACAGCATCATGATTGTGGATGAACATAACCGCATTCTTCTCCATCCAGATAATTCAATGATTGGCAAACCTGTAAGTGAAAGCGGATTCAACGAAATCTCCACGATCGCTGACTCCCCTGCGCTCTCAGGACAATTCAAAACGCTCATCGATAAAAAGGATTATGCCGTTACCTACTTGAAATCACAAATGAACGGCTGGGTTTACCTGTCGGTAACCTCCATCGAGAGCATGACCAAAGAATCGGGCAAAATCGGCACGTACACGCTGTACGTCTGTTTATTTATGCTTCTGTTATCTATCTCGATTGCCTGGCTCGGCTCACGCCGCATGTATTCGCCAATCGAGAGACTGCTTAACCAGATGGGACAGCGCAAATCAGACATCAAATCCAAACATGCCAACGAGTTTCAAGTGATCGGGGAACATGTTCAGCATCTCTTCCAGTCCAAATCGCAGCTGGAGAAGGAAGTCCGCCAGCATATTCAGCAGGTGCGTACTTTTTTCCTGATCAAGGCGTTCAACGGGCATCTGAAAAAGAGGGAGCTTGCCGAGGAGCTCGAACAGTTCGGTTACCTTACCCAGGTCGAAGCGTGGAAAACGATGGCCGTATTTACCTTGTCGATCGATTTCTGCGATGACTCTGCCTATGAGAAGCAGGACCTGAACCTCTTGCTGTTCGCTGCGCACAATATGATTGAGGAGCTGGTGCCTTCCGACCAGCGGCTTGCCCCAGTCATGATTGACCAGACAGTGGTCACCTTGATCGGCAGCACCGACCCGGACGAAGGTTCGTTCCACCAGACGCTGTATTCGCTCACGGAGAAGCTGCAGCAGGAAATCAACAGCTATTTGAAGCTGCAGGTCAGCATTGGCCTGAGTCTGCCCTTCCACTCTGTGCACAAAATCTCGACCGCTTACCGGGAGAGCCTGGAAGCGTTGAAGCATCGGATCAAGCTGGGCAAAGGCGTGATCATTCAATATGAGAACATCAACTCGGGTAAGCATTATTTGAACTTAAACTACCCGACGCACAAGGAAAACGACTTGATGGACGCCATCAAGCTGGCGGAAACGGATAAAGCGAAGGAACTGGTACGGCAGTTGTTCAAATCGATCTTTACACTGGAGCTTACGCCGCAGGAATATCAAATTCCGCTAACCCGGCTATTGAATAATCTGCTAATTATGATGCAGGAGTCGGGAATCAGCCTGAATCAGATTTACCATGCGAACGGCTCCTTGTTTGAAGAGATGCTGGAACTGCACACTGTCGCGGAAATCGAGGACTGGTTCTGGAGCGTAGTTATCCATCCGATGATCAAAATATTCAACAGCAGGCAAAATGCCCAATACCATAATATTTCCGAGAAAATCATCGATTTGGTGCAGCATTATTACGATACGGACCTTACTCTTGAAGAGTGCGCATCCAGGCTCCATTATAACGCCAACTATATCAGCAGCATTTTCCGCAAGGAGACGCAGTACAATTTCAGCGAATATCTGACGATGTACCGGTTCAAAATGGCCAAGAAATGGCTTCAAGAAACGGATATGCCGATTAAAGATATCGCCGCCAAGCTCAGGTATAACAATTCTCAGAACTTCATCCGGTCATTCCGGAAGCAGGAAGGCATGACGCCTGGGCAATATCGCGATGGCCATGCCGCGGCCAAGAAGCCGAATTCAGGATTGGATGAGCCGATGTAA
- a CDS encoding LacI family DNA-binding transcriptional regulator yields the protein MITIKDIARVAGVSHTTVSRALNGNPLIKKETRERIERIAAELNYVPNYNAKSLVMKKSYTIGLFFSSIDQGTSASFLVEVIKGINHVLDENYNLSVNGIDSIHNLDNIIPQRFDGILVMSQSDADNAFIYHVKKMGIPLVVLNRQLEDPSIMNVIANDREGVKEAIDHAISQGHRKLAMIEGKTGFKSSTERKQGFLDSMMEHGLPLVSDYFASGDYSIESGYMAMSRLLVLPDPPTLVFCSNDDMAIGAMNACFAEGIPIPSQLSIIGFDDIVFARYTNPALTTVRRPIADISELGTKKLIELMQQPDSNPEQLFVKTALMVRQTVATI from the coding sequence ATGATAACGATTAAAGATATTGCCCGGGTAGCCGGCGTATCCCATACGACCGTCTCCCGGGCGCTCAACGGCAACCCGCTGATCAAGAAAGAGACCCGGGAGCGTATCGAGAGGATCGCCGCGGAACTGAATTACGTGCCGAACTACAACGCCAAGAGCCTGGTAATGAAGAAGTCTTATACGATCGGCCTCTTCTTCTCCAGTATCGACCAAGGAACCTCGGCCAGCTTTCTCGTAGAAGTGATCAAGGGAATCAACCATGTTCTGGACGAGAACTACAACCTGTCCGTGAACGGAATCGACAGTATTCACAATCTGGACAATATCATTCCCCAGCGCTTTGATGGCATTCTCGTGATGAGCCAGAGCGATGCGGACAACGCCTTCATCTATCACGTCAAGAAGATGGGCATCCCCCTGGTCGTCCTGAATCGGCAGCTGGAGGATCCAAGCATCATGAACGTCATCGCGAACGATCGCGAAGGCGTCAAGGAAGCGATCGATCATGCGATTTCCCAAGGCCATCGCAAGCTGGCAATGATCGAAGGCAAGACGGGCTTCAAATCCTCCACGGAACGCAAGCAGGGTTTCCTGGACAGCATGATGGAGCATGGCCTTCCGCTCGTTTCGGATTATTTCGCAAGCGGCGATTACAGCATTGAGAGCGGCTACATGGCGATGTCCCGCTTGTTGGTCCTGCCTGATCCGCCTACGCTCGTATTTTGCAGCAATGATGATATGGCGATCGGTGCGATGAACGCTTGCTTTGCTGAAGGAATCCCCATTCCGTCCCAGCTGTCGATCATCGGATTCGACGACATCGTCTTCGCCCGCTACACGAACCCTGCCCTAACGACCGTTCGGCGGCCGATTGCCGATATTAGCGAATTAGGAACCAAGAAACTGATCGAGTTGATGCAGCAGCCGGACAGCAATCCGGAGCAATTATTCGTCAAGACGGCGTTAATGGTCCGGCAAACGGTAGCTACAATTTAA
- the uxaC gene encoding glucuronate isomerase, which translates to MFLNDNFLLTTDMAESLFHDYADNMPIIDYHCHLDPKEIYENKNFKNITEAWLYGDHYKWRLMRANGVPESHITGDASDYDKFLAWARTVPKTIGNPLFSWTHLELRRFFGIDELLNEQSAPRIWEKANEKLASPDFRRRSLIKASKVKIICTTDDPVDSLEYHQALSKEEQDFQVFPTFRPDKALNIDAPGFKDWIGRLEQAAGTAVASYTDLVNALKNRVLFFHEHGCRLSDHALDVLRYQAGEAGDVERIFAKRLAGDDLSKEEITIYRTELLSALIGMYHEMNWTMQLHIHAYRNNNTPMFNKLGPDTGYDGINDLSLTVSLSQLLDRAESTQGLPKTILYSLNPNDYPAILALMGCYQKDTPGKLQLGSGWWYNDTRSGMRHQLTMFADNSVLANFVGMLTDSRSFLSYTRHEYFRRVLCELIGEWVERGEAPNDAALLGKLVEDISYNNAANYFGFSSAK; encoded by the coding sequence ATGTTTCTAAATGACAACTTCCTGTTAACGACAGATATGGCCGAGTCGCTGTTCCATGACTACGCCGACAATATGCCGATCATCGACTATCATTGCCATCTTGATCCGAAGGAAATCTATGAGAATAAGAATTTCAAGAATATTACCGAGGCGTGGCTCTACGGGGATCACTACAAATGGCGCCTGATGCGCGCCAACGGCGTCCCCGAGTCCCACATTACCGGAGACGCATCGGACTACGATAAGTTTCTCGCTTGGGCAAGAACCGTTCCGAAAACGATCGGCAACCCGCTGTTTAGCTGGACCCATCTGGAGCTGCGCCGGTTTTTCGGCATCGATGAGCTGTTAAACGAACAATCCGCACCGCGAATTTGGGAGAAAGCGAACGAGAAGCTTGCTTCCCCGGACTTCCGGCGCCGCAGCCTCATTAAGGCTTCCAAAGTGAAAATCATTTGTACGACGGATGACCCCGTTGATTCCCTGGAGTACCATCAAGCCCTGAGCAAAGAGGAGCAAGACTTCCAGGTGTTCCCGACCTTCCGTCCGGACAAGGCGCTCAACATTGACGCCCCGGGCTTCAAGGACTGGATTGGACGTCTGGAGCAGGCAGCCGGAACAGCGGTCGCTTCGTATACAGACTTGGTGAATGCGCTCAAGAATCGCGTGCTGTTTTTCCATGAGCACGGCTGCCGCCTGTCGGATCATGCCCTAGACGTGCTTCGTTATCAAGCCGGAGAAGCGGGCGACGTGGAGCGGATTTTTGCCAAAAGGCTGGCCGGGGATGATCTGTCCAAAGAAGAAATAACCATTTATCGCACTGAGCTTCTGTCCGCATTGATCGGCATGTACCATGAAATGAATTGGACGATGCAGCTTCACATCCACGCTTACCGAAACAACAACACGCCGATGTTCAACAAGCTGGGTCCTGATACCGGCTACGACGGCATCAACGACCTGTCGCTCACCGTATCGCTCTCGCAATTGCTGGATCGCGCAGAGAGTACGCAAGGACTGCCGAAGACGATTCTGTACTCCTTGAATCCGAACGACTATCCGGCGATCCTGGCTTTGATGGGCTGCTATCAGAAGGATACGCCAGGCAAGCTGCAGCTGGGATCGGGCTGGTGGTACAATGATACCCGCAGCGGAATGCGCCATCAGCTCACGATGTTTGCCGATAATAGCGTATTGGCCAATTTCGTCGGGATGCTGACCGATTCGCGCAGCTTTCTGTCCTACACCCGCCACGAATATTTCCGCCGCGTGTTGTGCGAGTTGATCGGCGAATGGGTGGAGCGCGGAGAAGCGCCAAATGATGCTGCCCTGCTCGGAAAGCTGGTTGAGGACATTTCCTATAACAATGCAGCCAACTATTTTGGCTTCAGTTCTGCCAAGTAA
- a CDS encoding tagaturonate reductase, whose amino-acid sequence MTLRPLSRTTFPDLPTYPEKMIQFGEGNFMRAFVDWQLQQMNKKGLFQGSAVLVQPIEQGLGDMLAKQDYLYTVLLNGIMQQQTVNDHEIITSVSRVINPYSDYESYLALAENDELEFITSNTTEAGIAYRPEDRLADAPPKSFPGKLTALLHKRFELGKKGFTIIPCELIDRNGEKLKEIVLQYANDWQLGDAFIQWLERENTFCCSLVDRIVPGYPRDKAQALAEELGYQDHLMVTAEPFLFWVIEGPASLSERLPLAKAGLNVVVTDDMTPYRERKVHLLNGPHTAMVPLALLAGLETVEDVMNDAAYSVFVKKLIEDELIPMLDLPKEELQSYAEAVQERFKNPFIRHELTSISLNSISKFKTRLLPVLLRYQREKGELPKFTTLAFAALLFSYRGDKIERQDGAEVIAVFDQAWSRPESAAVTILQDESLWGEDLTKVPNLVQAIEGYLQQLESSGSRAALQQLI is encoded by the coding sequence ATGACTCTAAGACCACTTTCCAGAACCACCTTTCCTGACCTGCCCACATATCCGGAAAAAATGATTCAATTCGGCGAAGGCAACTTCATGCGCGCCTTCGTGGACTGGCAGCTGCAGCAAATGAACAAGAAGGGCTTGTTCCAAGGCAGCGCCGTACTCGTTCAGCCGATTGAGCAGGGCCTAGGCGATATGCTGGCGAAGCAGGACTATCTGTACACTGTGCTGCTAAACGGCATCATGCAGCAGCAAACGGTCAATGACCACGAGATTATTACCAGCGTCAGCCGCGTCATCAATCCTTATTCCGATTACGAGAGCTACCTGGCCTTGGCGGAAAACGACGAGCTGGAGTTCATTACCTCCAACACGACGGAAGCGGGAATTGCCTACCGTCCGGAAGACCGGCTTGCCGACGCTCCGCCGAAGAGTTTTCCCGGGAAATTAACGGCTCTGCTGCATAAACGTTTTGAGCTGGGCAAAAAAGGCTTCACCATTATCCCTTGTGAACTGATTGACCGCAACGGTGAGAAGCTGAAGGAAATCGTGCTGCAATACGCTAACGATTGGCAGCTGGGAGATGCGTTCATACAGTGGCTTGAGCGGGAGAATACGTTCTGCTGCAGCTTAGTTGACCGCATCGTGCCAGGCTACCCGCGCGACAAAGCGCAAGCTCTTGCGGAGGAACTGGGCTATCAAGATCATTTGATGGTTACGGCCGAGCCGTTCCTGTTCTGGGTCATTGAAGGTCCAGCTTCACTGTCCGAGCGCCTGCCTCTGGCCAAAGCGGGGCTGAACGTGGTGGTCACCGATGACATGACCCCTTACCGGGAGCGTAAGGTTCACCTGCTGAACGGACCGCATACCGCAATGGTTCCGCTGGCCTTGTTAGCCGGGCTGGAAACGGTAGAAGACGTTATGAACGACGCTGCTTACTCCGTTTTCGTGAAGAAATTGATCGAGGACGAGCTGATTCCGATGCTTGATCTGCCGAAGGAAGAATTGCAATCTTACGCAGAAGCCGTGCAGGAGCGCTTCAAAAACCCGTTCATCCGTCACGAATTGACTTCGATTTCGTTAAATAGCATTTCAAAATTCAAAACAAGATTATTGCCTGTCCTGCTTCGTTATCAGCGGGAAAAAGGCGAGCTTCCAAAGTTCACTACCCTCGCCTTTGCCGCTTTGCTGTTCAGCTACCGCGGCGACAAGATCGAGCGCCAGGACGGCGCTGAGGTCATTGCCGTCTTTGACCAGGCTTGGAGCCGTCCAGAATCGGCTGCAGTCACGATTCTTCAAGACGAGAGCTTATGGGGCGAAGATTTGACCAAGGTTCCAAATTTAGTGCAAGCGATTGAAGGGTATTTGCAGCAGCTAGAATCGTCTGGAAGCCGCGCTGCTCTACAACAATTGATTTAG
- a CDS encoding alpha/beta hydrolase codes for MLLVCASNEHLTKEEGKFPAETSLLFLYPVTEANEEEDTDERSKAEDGGKARPFVLVLPGGGYTHLAQHEGEPIARWLNSLGIHAGVLHYQVGDFEFTDLIKDVEDALKWVREAPKNWYVIPDQVGMIGSSAGGHLASIAATTGTVKPNLLLLCYPVISLHEPYTHEGSRRKFLGASPAKDLLDAWSSDQRVTADTPPTFIWMTADDSVVPVENSLLFAGALSRHKVPFELHIFEEGRHGLGLADDHEHVRQWLPLAENWLGQHHYVKKGS; via the coding sequence ATGTTATTGGTTTGTGCAAGCAACGAGCATTTAACGAAAGAGGAAGGGAAGTTTCCGGCGGAAACCTCCCTCCTCTTTCTCTATCCTGTCACAGAGGCTAACGAGGAAGAAGACACCGATGAACGCAGCAAGGCTGAGGATGGCGGTAAAGCCCGTCCTTTCGTTCTTGTGCTGCCTGGCGGCGGTTATACCCATCTCGCTCAACATGAAGGGGAGCCCATCGCCCGCTGGCTAAACAGCCTGGGAATTCATGCTGGCGTGCTGCATTATCAGGTAGGTGATTTCGAGTTCACTGACCTGATCAAGGATGTGGAGGATGCCCTCAAATGGGTGCGAGAAGCGCCCAAAAATTGGTATGTGATCCCTGACCAGGTCGGGATGATCGGTTCCTCTGCGGGAGGCCACTTGGCTTCCATTGCTGCGACTACAGGAACGGTGAAGCCGAATCTGCTGCTGCTCTGCTATCCTGTCATCTCGCTCCATGAACCGTATACCCATGAAGGCAGCCGCCGTAAATTTCTGGGAGCAAGTCCTGCGAAGGATTTATTGGATGCCTGGTCATCTGATCAGCGTGTTACGGCCGACACTCCTCCTACTTTCATCTGGATGACGGCCGATGACAGCGTGGTGCCTGTCGAGAACAGCCTGCTGTTTGCGGGGGCCCTGTCCCGTCATAAAGTTCCTTTTGAGCTGCACATATTCGAGGAAGGGCGCCACGGCCTCGGCCTCGCAGACGATCATGAGCATGTGCGGCAATGGCTCCCCCTTGCCGAGAATTGGCTAGGCCAACATCATTATGTAAAGAAGGGATCATGA
- a CDS encoding altronate dehydratase family protein, protein MQRLTKMNPRDTVAVALRPISAGEELNFDNQVLTALEDIPQGHKIALTSFEPNDVVTKYGYPIGHATSAIQRGGWVHTHNLATNLEGEEEYEYVPDLHPVTHPKRDLTFQGYRRKNGKVGIRNDLFIVPTVGCVNGVAELMIKEFKAIHPDLGTFDNITVLKHPYGCSQLGDDHRMTRSILADAVYHPNAGGVLVFGLGCENNIVSEFRSILGDYDEERVKFLVAQEVGNEVEAGLQLLEELYIAAQNDRREPVPLSELNVGLKCGGSDGFSGITANPLLGAFSDFLISQGGTSVLTEVPEMFGAEKMLMARAENKEVFEDIVHLINDFKQYFLSHGESVYENPSPGNKAGGISTLEDKSLGCTQKAGTAPVVDVLQYGEKLRKKGLSLLQAPGNDLVASSALAASDCQLVLFTTGRGTPFGSFVPTVKIATNNDIYNNKKHWMDFNAGPLLDTPMEQVLEEFIDYVIAVASGQPTRNEQNEVRELAIFKTGVTL, encoded by the coding sequence ATGCAAAGACTAACGAAAATGAACCCCCGCGATACCGTTGCTGTGGCCTTAAGGCCGATCAGCGCAGGGGAAGAGCTGAATTTCGATAATCAGGTGTTAACAGCACTCGAGGATATTCCACAAGGCCATAAAATCGCTTTAACCAGCTTCGAGCCTAACGATGTAGTGACTAAATACGGCTACCCGATCGGTCACGCCACGTCCGCGATCCAGCGCGGCGGATGGGTGCATACGCATAATTTGGCGACAAATCTGGAGGGCGAAGAGGAATACGAATATGTTCCGGATCTCCATCCGGTGACGCATCCAAAACGCGATCTGACCTTCCAGGGCTACCGCCGCAAGAACGGCAAAGTCGGCATCCGCAACGACCTGTTCATCGTTCCTACGGTTGGCTGCGTCAACGGGGTTGCCGAGCTGATGATTAAGGAATTCAAGGCAATCCATCCTGATCTCGGTACCTTTGATAATATTACCGTGCTGAAGCATCCCTACGGCTGCTCCCAGCTCGGAGACGATCACCGTATGACGCGCAGCATTCTGGCGGATGCGGTCTATCATCCGAACGCCGGCGGCGTACTCGTCTTTGGCCTGGGCTGTGAGAACAACATCGTGTCTGAATTCCGCAGCATACTGGGCGACTATGACGAAGAACGCGTCAAGTTCCTCGTTGCCCAGGAGGTCGGAAATGAAGTGGAGGCCGGCTTGCAGCTGCTGGAGGAGCTTTATATTGCAGCGCAAAATGACCGCCGCGAGCCTGTACCGCTCTCTGAGCTCAACGTTGGCCTGAAATGCGGAGGCTCCGATGGCTTCTCCGGCATTACGGCGAATCCGCTGCTCGGCGCGTTCTCGGACTTCCTGATCTCCCAGGGCGGAACCTCCGTATTAACGGAAGTGCCCGAAATGTTCGGCGCAGAGAAAATGCTGATGGCCCGTGCAGAGAACAAGGAAGTTTTTGAGGACATCGTGCATTTGATCAATGACTTCAAGCAGTACTTCCTGTCCCATGGGGAATCGGTCTACGAGAATCCTTCCCCGGGCAACAAAGCCGGCGGGATCAGCACGCTGGAGGACAAATCGCTTGGCTGTACGCAAAAAGCCGGAACCGCTCCGGTCGTCGATGTGCTGCAGTATGGCGAGAAGCTGCGCAAGAAGGGGCTTAGCCTCCTGCAGGCGCCAGGCAACGACCTTGTCGCCTCCTCTGCGCTTGCCGCTTCCGATTGTCAGCTCGTTCTGTTTACGACGGGCCGGGGAACACCGTTCGGCAGCTTCGTACCGACGGTAAAAATCGCCACCAACAACGACATTTACAATAACAAAAAACATTGGATGGATTTCAACGCCGGCCCGCTGCTCGACACGCCGATGGAACAAGTTCTGGAGGAATTCATCGATTATGTGATCGCCGTAGCCAGCGGCCAGCCAACCCGCAACGAACAGAACGAAGTTCGCGAGCTGGCGATCTTCAAGACCGGTGTCACGCTGTAA
- a CDS encoding extracellular solute-binding protein, which yields MPRVSTRRTTLRFFYVPVMLFFSLLIGCSNFRPAQTDARDQRPYISILAPLHFPQQPSQEVIAELEGLTGAELDIRWVPEGVYTDKMNTALTTNSLAKVTFVKFTDYSLVKNAIKSGEFWEIEPYLDQFPNLSKLNPSILQQTAVEGKIYGLYTERPSSRQGIIIRKDWLENLQLKEPHSLDELYEILKQFTYNDPDQNGKQDTIGLVDRNDLVYGVFKTLSSYFGTPNNWELADGEFIPEFETEEYMDTMNFMKKLYDERLINQDFALTSKELQRDSFIRGYAGVYIGSMTDAQRLSIEAHAVNPKVELALINRIKGPKGYKVWSIPNYNGLYLFSKKAIATEEELKQVLAFFDRTMDKDVANLMMYGVEGRHYEIVDGKVILPEETSRLRVDEVNPLYSLMIANVSNQNILEVAQKEELTELAERLSEDNESFLVADPTVHLSSDTYDEKNAELSQIITDATYNYILGKITAEGFKQETLKWRQSGGDLIIQEYREALEREQIREHE from the coding sequence ATGCCTAGAGTTTCAACGAGAAGGACAACGCTACGCTTTTTTTATGTACCCGTCATGCTTTTTTTCTCCTTGTTAATAGGGTGCAGCAATTTTCGGCCGGCTCAAACGGATGCCCGGGATCAGCGTCCCTATATATCGATTTTGGCGCCTTTGCATTTCCCGCAGCAGCCCTCTCAAGAGGTCATAGCCGAGCTGGAGGGGCTGACGGGGGCAGAGCTTGATATACGCTGGGTCCCTGAAGGGGTGTATACCGATAAAATGAATACGGCCCTCACAACCAACTCGCTGGCCAAGGTAACCTTCGTAAAGTTTACCGACTACAGCCTGGTCAAAAATGCCATCAAATCGGGGGAGTTTTGGGAGATCGAGCCGTACCTTGACCAGTTTCCCAACTTAAGCAAATTGAATCCTTCCATACTGCAGCAGACGGCTGTAGAGGGAAAAATATACGGTCTGTACACGGAACGCCCGTCCTCAAGGCAAGGCATCATTATCCGCAAGGATTGGCTGGAGAATCTTCAACTGAAGGAGCCTCATTCCTTAGATGAGCTGTACGAAATCCTGAAGCAATTTACGTACAATGACCCTGATCAGAACGGGAAGCAGGACACGATCGGCCTAGTTGACCGGAATGACCTGGTATACGGCGTATTTAAGACGCTGAGCTCTTATTTTGGTACCCCGAACAATTGGGAGCTGGCGGACGGCGAGTTTATCCCTGAGTTTGAGACAGAAGAATACATGGACACGATGAATTTCATGAAGAAGCTGTATGACGAGAGATTGATTAACCAGGATTTCGCCCTTACCAGCAAAGAGCTGCAGCGAGACAGCTTCATCCGCGGTTATGCAGGCGTTTACATTGGCAGCATGACGGACGCCCAGCGCCTCTCCATCGAAGCACATGCCGTAAACCCCAAGGTCGAGCTGGCACTGATCAACCGGATTAAGGGGCCGAAAGGGTATAAGGTCTGGTCCATTCCCAATTATAACGGACTGTATCTCTTCTCCAAAAAAGCGATCGCCACGGAAGAAGAACTGAAGCAGGTGCTCGCCTTTTTCGACCGGACCATGGATAAAGATGTTGCCAACCTGATGATGTATGGAGTGGAGGGACGCCATTACGAAATCGTGGACGGGAAAGTCATTCTTCCCGAGGAGACCTCCAGGCTGCGCGTGGACGAGGTCAACCCGCTCTACTCGCTGATGATAGCCAATGTCAGCAACCAGAACATTCTGGAGGTAGCACAGAAGGAAGAACTGACCGAACTCGCGGAACGCCTCAGTGAAGATAATGAATCTTTCCTGGTAGCCGATCCAACCGTTCACTTAAGCTCTGACACGTATGATGAGAAGAATGCCGAGCTTTCGCAGATCATTACCGACGCGACCTACAATTATATTTTGGGCAAAATAACGGCGGAAGGGTTCAAGCAAGAAACTTTGAAATGGCGGCAAAGCGGCGGCGACCTGATTATCCAGGAGTACCGCGAAGCCTTGGAGCGCGAACAAATAAGAGAACATGAATAG